The Leptospira paudalimensis region GTAACTTTTCAGATGGGAGTACAAGGAGTCGTTCCGATTTTTCAGCCCACAACCGATCCAATTTTTCCTTATCATAGATATTTCTAAAATTTCGTTCGGCATAAAACCCATAGGAACGTTTCGAATTGGACATCCAGAAGGTATATAGGACTGGCTCATTTGGTTCTAATTCTTTTATCTTCGCTCCAAATTCCCTGGAAGGTTGGAAACTTGTGAGGAGTGGATAAAATTGTAAACTAATCGCACTAAAAAACAAAGTCGCACCAACAAGGGTCAGTAAGATTTCCAATGGAATGAGTTGTGCAGAAAGTAAAATGAAAAGGATCCCAATGGCTCCGAATACATAATACAAAATCCCAACATCGGATACAAATACAGGGAAGAGAAAATACCCTACCAAATACACAATCCCTGCAATGAGAAACGAGGGACGTAACCTTGTCACATTGGATTGAAACAAACTCTCTTCCATGATTTTCCCGAAGTACAAAGCAGCACCAGGTAATACCCAATAGGTATATTGTGGAAGTGGGTATCTGGAAAACGAGATGAGGAACAAAAAGAGAAACACCCAAAAAGGAATCACAAAATCCACTTCTTTGTATTCATTGGCGCGGATCTTACGTAGGATTTCTTTCCAACCCAATGTTTTGGTATATTGGTAAGAATGAAAAATCAGGTAAATGACCATAGGCAAAAGCCCACTAAAGAAAGCCCATGAAAAGGATTTATAAAAATAAAATGGATCAAACTTCACATCATACATCTCGCGATAAAAACGACCAAAGGATTGGATCCATAAAAAGAAAACGGGCCCGTATGAGTTGAAGTTTTTGAATAAGAAAAAACACCAGAGTGCTGGAAGTGATGCCAATACAAAAATCCCAGTGGGGATTCTCATCGAGAGTAAAAGTTTCCAATCCCTTCGGAATAAGATATCCCCTCCAATCGATATGGCTGGAATGACAACGGAGATGGGACCTTTGGTGATAAATCCCATCGACATCATAAGATACATCAGGTAAAAATAATTGGGATTTTGTTTTTTACCTAAATAATAAAAATGATATGTGAATACAAGATACGCCGTGAGATACACATCGATTTTGGGATCCACCACCATCGCATATACACCAGGTGCGAGGAGATACGCAATGGAAGCGAGGTAACCTTGCCTCTCCTTTCCACCAGAAAGTATGGTGATTCGGTAAATCGAATAAACGGAGAGTAAACTTACAAAAATCGCTGGGATTCGAAAGGCGATGTTACTAATACCAAAGAAAAAAAACGAAGTGGCAATGGTCCAAAACGTAAGGATGGGTTTATCCAAATACCTTCTTCCATTATCAATGAGTGTGAAAAAATCATTCGAAAGGACGAGTTCACGGCTGATCCCCGCATACTGCGCGCTATCGATATCAATCACATCCAGTGGTAAAGTAAACAAGATCGGCAAAGATGCCATCAGTAACAAAATACGATAAAAGATGCGTTCCGAAGGAGAAAGTGATTCTTTCATTCAAACGTTCCTATTTGAACTAAACATTGGCCAAATCCTTTACAGGAATTTGGTTCTTGGTCAAAACACTGGAGGATATCACTATTGTGAGTGGTACATCCGTCCATACATTGGATCCTACCTGTGCGTTTTACATCAGGTGCCAAAGTGAGTTTGAGTTCCTCTTCTGTACATGTGACAAATTTTTCACATGCTAATTGGCATTTTTGTTCCACTATGTCTTGGCAATTAGAACCAAACAAAACCAAACATAAAACCAATATCCATTTACTTTGTTGTTTCACTTCGAATTCCTTTGAGTGCTAACATCCCACAGGCACCATTGATGTCCCTTCCAGGACTACGGCGATTGAGGATGGGAGCTGTCGTTTTAGCTTTGAGATGCATTACAAATTCTTTGACTTCATCATCGGTTGGTCTACGCCATCCCGTAAAATCAGTGTTTAACGGAATTACATTGATCTTACATTTATTCACCGACCTTGCAATTTTTGCCAGCCGTTCCGCATTGTCACGACCCATGTTTACATCTGGTATCATCACATATTCAAACGTGATGGCACGGTCGAGTTCCTTCGTGAAACGTTTTGCTGCATCGATGAGTTTTTCCAAGGGATGTTTATCATTCACATCCATCACAGAAGAACGTGCATTAGGATTAGGATGGTTTAGTGAAATTGCAAAATTAAAAGGTTCTTTGTTCTCAATGAAACGATTGATCCCAGTTGTGACACCAGCAGTTGAGATGGTGATCCTAAGGGCACCAAGTCCAAAGGCATCTTGGTCGCGTAGGATATGGGCAGCTTTCATCACACTGAAATAATTGTGCATGGGCTCCCCCATTCCCATAAACACGATGTTTGTGGCACGGTCACCTACGAGGCGCTCCACTTGCAAGACTTGGTCTAGGATCTGCCAAGTGTGTAAATTACCTTTGTATTCCAAAAGGCCAGTGGCACAAAATTTACAATTGAGGGTACACCCAATTTGGGAAGAAATACAAATGGTTTTACGACCGCCGTCACCTGAAGGGATCCAAACTGCTTCAATCTCTTTGTTTTCGCCTACGTAAAATGTAAACTTACGAGTCCCATCATCTTTGGAAACCAGATCACGGCCAATTTCAATTTCTGGATAGGATGTATGTTGTTTTAACTTTTCCCTAACTTCTTTCGAGAGGGTTGTAAATTGGTCGATCGTCGTATAACGACTCTTATAAATTCCAGTATAAATCTGTGCTGCTCGGTATTTTTCAAGACCTAAGGAAACACAGATCTCTTCTAGTTCTTTTTTGGTTTTCCCTTTGAGAACCGGTATTTCCTCTTTCATTGTGTAGGTCCTTTCACCATTAGCCAATCTTTTCTTTGCCACCTTACGGGACAAGAAATTACACTCTTTCTAAAAGTCTTACTCCAAAAAGCCCTGTAGAACAAGTCTAAATTCACAGAATCGTCACAAAGTCGGTAGATTCTTTCGAAGAAATGGACATTGACTTAGTGGACATGATTCAAAAGCCTAGTCGTTAGTGAGGAAAATACACGCATGAATAGCGATGCCTTTATGGAATACGCCTTTATCGTCATGGTCGCACTGATCGGTATTGAAATTTTTGTTTCGTATATGAAGGGCAAACAGTTTTACCGATTGAATGTTCTTATAGCTGATGTTAGCACAGGTGTGATCTTTGCACTTGTTGGGGTTGTCATCTTACTTGGGGCTTTATATGTTTACGACATCATTGAAAAGAATTACTCTTTATCTGCCCTTGGTTATCATTTTTTCCCACTGGCAAGTCCATTCCAATTTTCACCTAGTTTTGTTGTGAATTGGCATGCACTCGGTGCCTGGACATTTTCTGTTGTTTTGGCTGATTTTATCTATTACTGGTTTCACAGGCATTGCCATGAGATTAATCTTTTCTGGGCAACCCATGTAACCCACCATTCCACACAAGAAATGAACCTTTCGGTTGCTTTCCGCGGAAATGGATTACAACGAATTTTTGAATATATGTATTTTCTTGTGATGGCTCTCCTGGGTATCCCATGGGCTATGTTTTTACTGAGCCACAGAATTCTAAAAGTGTACCAATTTGTGGTTCACACACGTTTCATTGGCAAGTTAGGATTTTTAGAAGAGTTTATGGTAACCCCTTCGAACCACCGTGTCCACCACGGAACACAAAGAAAATATCTGGATCGTAATCACGGTGGAATCTTTATCATTTGGGACCGGATGTTTGGTTCCTTCGAATGGGAAACCGACGAACCGATTTACGGTTTAACAAAACCAGTAAACTCATTTAATCCAATCACAGTCAACTTACACGTGTTTAAGGATATGTTTTTCCAAATCTTTAAATGTAAGTCGATTGGAGATGTGTTTAAAACCATTTTTGGACCTCCAGGTTGGAAACCAACTTACTTACAAACTCCAGATGATGTCTTTAAAGAACCTGCTTATACAGAAAAATATGATCCAAAACCTCCAATGGGTGTGATGGTCTATGTGGCTTTACAAGCGGCAGTTCTTATGGCTGTGGGACTCGTAATTTGGAAAGTAGCAAAAATCAATTTAGAACAAGATATGACCATACTTGGTATTTTATCCGCTGTCATTATCTTTAGTTTGTTTTCGATTGATCGGACGATGGAGATGAAACGTTGGTCAAGAAGGACGGAGGTAGTGCGAAATGTACTTTTTATCTTTGCGTTTGTTCTCACACTACTTTACTCCAACATTCCAAACATAGCGATGTTTGCAATCCCTCTCATTGGCCTTTCGCTTGTATCCTTATTATGGATCATCATCAAACGAAAGACATTCTTTGATTTGAGTAATATTTCTAATACTTGGTATTAGATTTTATTGATTGTAAGACGGATTCCGAAGGGAACAATTTGTTCGACTTTAGGAGTTCGTCTCCCATATTCAAATAGGCTTTTGTTTTCTCCGCATGTTTGCTACAGAGATTTATGTCTTTGTAACAAAGTCCTAAATCCACAAATGGTTCTTTGATGGTTTTTGTTTCCCCTTGTCCACCTGATACCGATTGGTAGTATAAAAAATCATCCTCAATCCAACCGAAGATATTTCCATATGCAAAATAAGCAGAGGACCCTTTTACCTTCCGTAAATCTCGGCCCATCACACTGAAATAAACCTCTCTTTCCATAAAACCAAGGATGGTTGGGATTACATCGAGTTGGGATGTGATGTCTTCCCTTAACTCTGGTTTGATTTTCCCTGGAGCATAAATGAGGAGAGGGACATTTCGATCTTCATAATAATTGAGGAACCGATGGTGGCTATGATCGGATACAAAAAAGAAAATTGTATCTTTAAAATAAGGAGCTTTTTTTGCCTTCTCCATGTATTCAGCAAGTGCAAAGTCAGCGTAATGCAGAACATTTAAGTATTCGCTGTCTTGTGTGTCTTTTCCAAACAATCTGTATTTTTCATCTGGGACTTTGTATGGGTAATGAGTTGTACCTGTATGGATTACGGAAACGATAGGTTTTTCTGGACTCACATTTAACAGACGTTTGTGCATTGCTTCTAGTGATGCTTCGTCTAAATAACTCCAAGGCCCTGTTTTGTATTCTGGATTTTTTTCTAACTCTTGTTTTCCAACCAGTGTATCAAATCCCCAATGGTACATGATACTACCCTTGTTATTAAAGCTTAAATCAGTTCCTGTTACAAAAAGAGTTTGGTACCCAATGGTTTTGGCAATGTTCCCTAGGCCTGAAAACCTGTTTAGGATTTGTGGAGTTCTCACGGCAGTGAGACCTGGCCTGTCGGGGATTCCTCCCATCAGTGCCATGAGTCCATTTGTCGTTCGTCCTCCGCTTGCAAAAAAATGCGTAAAGAACATCCCTTGGCGGATGAGTTGGTTGAAATACGGAGTGACTACTTTTCCTTCTACCTTTCCTGATCCAATGATATCAATGAACTTTCCAGTCCAACCTTCGAGAACAATGACAACAATATGAGGCAAAGGTTTTTTAGAAGTGAAGTTTGTTTTACGAAGGAGTGGATACTCTTCTGAAACAAACTCAGCTCCTGGATACGAAACTTCTTTTCTCACAATGGTAGTTGCATCCGATAATTTCATCGCATGCCGATCGTCAACCTTAGTCATTTTGAGATCTGTGATGACTGTAAATCCTGGGTTTAAAACCAAATCATTCGTAATTGTTTCTTTAGTGATGATGGCATCACTTGTCCGAAGTGGACTTGTTTGGATTCCTCCTCGAATGCCAAGAACAAGTAAAGCTAACACAAGTAGGAATTGAAGACCAGCCCATTTGTAATGGATGTTCACATGTGAGTAAGGAAATTTGGATTGGATTTTATAAATCCCAAATCCAATTCCAAAAATGATGAGTAATCCCAGTAAAAACAAAAATGGATTTTGGGAAAAAGCAGAGCCCACAAGTGGTAACATCTCGAAACCTAAATAAGCAAAAGCTTCATACCCCAAATGTTTGTTCCCATTCTCATAATATATCAAATCGGCGATCAGTAAAAAGAGAAGTAAGATAATAAAAACAACAGGTATTGTCCGCCAAACTGCTCGATACCAACGATTCCGATTTAGAAAATGAAATGTGGAATAAACAAGACTAAATCCAAGTAACACACATAATACGGAAATGTCAAAACGTGCACCTTTTGCAAATGCCTTCAGAATGATCCAAAATGATTTATCATTCATCCGATAGGAATACATCAGAAAAAAAGCGACGCGGTAAATAGTTAAAAATACAATTCCGAGTCCAGCAAGTAACAGGTGGAAACGGATATAAAAAGGGACATGGGTTAAGAATTTTTTCATAGAGGAATCAACTTATAAAATTTAAACAATCAAATGGACTTTTTGTGCCATTCAGAAAGGGTTATGGTTTTCCCAATTTGTAAATGATACCAGATTGGTAATCAGCCACAAAAATTTCGCCATCGCTGTCTTTGCCAAAGGTTGGGATGAGTAGGTTCCACTTTCCAAGTGCGATGGTTTCTGTAATTTTTTGGTTGGTTCCAGGTTTAGGCACATCAATAGCCCAAATTTTTCCTTGGATAAAATCACCAAAAACATATTTTCCTTTTAACTCAGGGATAGAAGAACCTGTATACACATACCCACCAGTAATGGATTGTCCTTCTTCACGGCCATATTCATAAAATGGAGGTTGGTACAAAGAAGGATTACATCCATCTGTAAAACAATGGAAACCTTCTGTTTGGTTCCATCCATAATTTTTTCCCGCAAGGATGATATCCACTTCTTCAAAGGCATCTTGTCCTACATCAGCGGCAATCAAACGACCGTCAGGTGAAAAACTCATCTTCCAAGGGTTACGAATCCCATAGGCAAAAATTTCAGGTAAGTAACCAGGTTTTCCAAGGAAAGGATTGTCTTTTGGAATGGAATATGGTTTTTTCCCTTCTACATCTGGCGCAGGAGAAATGCGTAAGATAGAACCAAGTAATGTGTTTGGATTTTGTCCGTTGTTTTTTGGATCGGCCCTCCATCCTCCATCACCAAGACCGATGTACAAATACCCATCAGGACCAAAGCCGATTTGGCCTCCATTATGGTTTGGATATGGTTGTTCGACTTGCAATAACACACGTTCGTTTTTTAGAACCATGGATTCATATGAATTGGGATTTTCCACTATCCATTCGGCAATTACAGTCATATCTTTACCTGCAGAAGAGATAACCGTATGGGAATACAACTTTGGTTCTTTCGGATAATTGGGGTGGAATGTTAAACCAAGTAGACCTTCTTCACTATCAGTGATGACAGCAAATTTATGTAACACTCGTTTGTTTTTTTTATCTCTGTCAAAAAGAATGAGGTCCCCTGCTTTTTCCAAAATAAACATAAACGGACTTTCTGAAGGTGGAAACTGAATGTCGGTTGGTTCTTTGACCTTTACCACTTCCGTTAGTGAAATCGTTAGTTGTTTGCGGAGAGCATCAGGTCCAATAAAGATTGGTTTGGATCCTAAAACTTTGCCGTCTGTTTCATATTTCTTATTGAATGTTTTTAATATCTTTCTGCCTAAATCATCACATGCAAGAGAAGATAGGGATACGGTAAAAAAGGACAAGGTTAATAAGATTTGGATTTTCATACTAGGGTTTCTCCTTTTAGGATAATTCGCTTGGATTTGTATCCGCAATCAAAAAACTTTGGAAACTGTGATGAAACTATTTTCCCTCATTTGTATTCCCATATTCTTTTTATTTGCTTATTTGCAATTGAACGATCCAGATCCGTATTTATGGTTTCCGCTCTATGCAATCGTAGGAATCCTTGCTACTGTTCGTTTTTTCCGTCGATTGCCAAGATGGGTGGGAATTGTTCTCATTCCCTTGTATTTGGTTCTATCAGTATTTTATATGACCGAAGCACCTTATTTTGGAATGGAAGTGGAAGAAGTGAGAGAAAGCCTTGGCCTACTCATCGCAAGTGTAAGCCTCTGGGTTCTGGTATTGAAACGATAAACCTTGTTTTGGTTTTTTAAGTTTCGGAGATGACTTTTCCGTCTTCCAGGATCATTCGAATGAGTTTTGTCATCTCAACCGAATATTCTACATCTAAGTGTTTGGTGACCCCTTCACAAAAGCCATTGATGATGAGTAGTTTTGCATCGTCTTCTGACATACCTCGAGACTGAAGGTAAAACAATTGGTCATCATCAATTTTGGAAACAGTCGCTTCGTAGTTGAGAGTTCCCTCTTCCCCTGACACATCGTTGTATGGATAAGCATGAGACTGGGAACGGTTGTCCATCATAAGACCATCACATTTGATGTGGCTGTACGATCCTTTACTGGATGGTTCAAATTTAACTAGACCTCGGTAAGAATTGATCCCTCCGTCAAGGGCAACCCCTTTTGCTAAAATATTGGACCTTGTGTTTTTTCCCACATGGATGATCCGGGCTCCCGTGTCTTGCACTTGGCCATTCCCAGCAAATGCGAGTGAAAGTACATCTCCCGTGGAATGATCCCCTTGTAAGATGATCCCTGGGTATTTGATGGTATTGGCGCCAATATTACAATCAGTCCATGTGATGTGAGCTGCCTCTTCGCATAACCCACGTTTCACTGTCCAATTATACATATTCTTTTTCCAGTTTTGGATGGTGGTATAGAAGATTTTAGAATTCTTTTTAGCAACCAGTTCCACAACAGCTGTGTGGAAATTCGTACCCTTATCTTGGACAGAAGTACAACCTTCACTGTATTCCAAATGGGCACCTTCATCTGCAATGAGAAGAGTGCGTTCGTATTGTCCAGAACTAGCAGCTGTTACTTTGAAATATGCCTGAAGCGGCATAGGAGTTTTCACTCCTTTCGGAATGTAAGCAAATGACCCACCACTAAAAACACAAGAGTTGAGGGCTGAGAATTTATTATCACCAATGGTAACAACAGTTCCCAAATACTCGCGAACGAGTTCTGGGTATTCGCGGATGGCAGTATCAATGTCACAAAAAATAATTCCCAAATCAGTGAGTTCCTTTTTGACATTGGCATAAATGGTTTCGGAATCGTTCATTGTCTCGATTCCTGCTAAGTATTTCCGTTCGTGTTCAGGGATTCCTAGTTTTTCAAAACTACGGAGAATTTCCGGATCCACTTCATCCCATGATTTTTTCTTTTTCTGGTTGGAACCTACATAATGTACATAATCATCAATGTTGATTTGGAACTGAGGGATAAAACCCCAGGTTGGCATTGGTTTTTGTTCATACACCTCAAAGGCTCTCAGACGAAATTCGACAAGCCATGTCGGTTCCTTTTTGATATGGGAGATGGACTCTACAACCTTTCGTGTCAAACCCTTCGGAAAATTATCAGCTTGGTAAAATTCGACATTCGGTTTTTCTATGTTTGTTGTAGATTCCATTGGTTCTCCCATTTTCTCATTTAGAGAAATTGCAATTAATTGACAGAAGCGAAGTAAGCTTTTGATCCAGTAGGATCCGCTTTCATCGTTTTTTTCCCTTCATCCCAGTTTGCAGGACAAACTTCACCGTGTTTTTCCACAAATTGGAACGCTTTGATGAGTCTGAGTGCTTCTTCAATGTTACGTCCTACTGGAAGGTCGTTAACAGTTGCTTGGCGGATGATACCTTGTGGGTCGATGATGAAAGTTCCGCGAAGCGCAACTCCTGCATCAGGACCTGACTCAATGAGAACACCAAAAGACTTTGCGATTTCTTTTGTTTTGTCTGCAATGAGTGGGTATTTAATCTCTCCGATACCACCTTCTTTTTTAGGCGTTTTTTTCCAAGCTAAGTGTGAAAATTCGCTATCAACAGATACTCCCAAAACCTCAGCTCCGATCTTTTTAAAATCTTCGAGTTTTGCATCGTATTCAATAATTTCTGTCGGACATACAAATGTAAAATCGAGTGGATAGAAAAACAGTACCACCCATTTTCCTTTGTAATCTGACAATTTGATTTCTTTAAAACTGTCCCCGATGACAGCGGTTGCTTTAAAATCTGGGGCATGTGATGTCACTTGTGGCATAAAGTCACTCCTTAGAATTATTCTAAGTACAATGATTAGATTCTGTCTAGATGTTTTTGAACAAGCGACAAGTTTTCCAAACACCATTCTTCCTTGGCCAATGTTTCTACAAATCTCCGGTCGTGACTGACCACCACAAGGGCAGAACCAAGTTTGGCCAGAGAAGTTTCTAAAGCTTCCAAAGATTTGAGATCTAAATGGTTAGTGGGTTCGTCTAATAAAAGTACCTCTGGACTTTTTTCCAGATGCAGTGCGAGGTAAAGTTTTTTCCCTTCTCCTGGACTGAGAGATTCTGATTCAGAAAACCGTTTGGGATCACTCCCTAGTCGGTGAATTCCCGAAAGCACTTTGGCCTTTTTCTCATCCGGCAAATTTTGAAATTCCCAAAGTAAAATGTTTAATTCGTTTTTTGAAAATTCCTGAGGCAGATACAAATAAGAAATTCCTTTCTCTTGGAAAGTTTTCACTAAATATCTGAGAAGTGTGGACTTACCTGCACCATTGGAGCCTGTGATGGCAATTTTTGAATCAGGAAGGATTACCAAATGGGAGGCAAGTGACAAAGACAGAATATCCATAGAGAGCGATTCACCATCAAACATAAATAAGGTGCTTCGTTTGGAAGGAACACTATTCCACAGAATTCCTAAATTTTCTTTTTCTGGAAGTTTGTCCCAAATTTGTCTTTCTTTTAGTTTGGAATGTTCAGTTCTTCTTTCGATTTGGTTTTTCAATCGGCCTGCTTGGCCATCTTTACCAGTCACT contains the following coding sequences:
- a CDS encoding ArnT family glycosyltransferase — its product is MKESLSPSERIFYRILLLMASLPILFTLPLDVIDIDSAQYAGISRELVLSNDFFTLIDNGRRYLDKPILTFWTIATSFFFFGISNIAFRIPAIFVSLLSVYSIYRITILSGGKERQGYLASIAYLLAPGVYAMVVDPKIDVYLTAYLVFTYHFYYLGKKQNPNYFYLMYLMMSMGFITKGPISVVIPAISIGGDILFRRDWKLLLSMRIPTGIFVLASLPALWCFFLFKNFNSYGPVFFLWIQSFGRFYREMYDVKFDPFYFYKSFSWAFFSGLLPMVIYLIFHSYQYTKTLGWKEILRKIRANEYKEVDFVIPFWVFLFLFLISFSRYPLPQYTYWVLPGAALYFGKIMEESLFQSNVTRLRPSFLIAGIVYLVGYFLFPVFVSDVGILYYVFGAIGILFILLSAQLIPLEILLTLVGATLFFSAISLQFYPLLTSFQPSREFGAKIKELEPNEPVLYTFWMSNSKRSYGFYAERNFRNIYDKEKLDRLWAEKSERLLVLPSEKLPQLQEMVGSEYQIIPVMEKESFKVATPTIAFLKKETRNLVTKKISLVWVKKMQGKSFKNSKV
- a CDS encoding peroxiredoxin — encoded protein: MPQVTSHAPDFKATAVIGDSFKEIKLSDYKGKWVVLFFYPLDFTFVCPTEIIEYDAKLEDFKKIGAEVLGVSVDSEFSHLAWKKTPKKEGGIGEIKYPLIADKTKEIAKSFGVLIESGPDAGVALRGTFIIDPQGIIRQATVNDLPVGRNIEEALRLIKAFQFVEKHGEVCPANWDEGKKTMKADPTGSKAYFASVN
- a CDS encoding LTA synthase family protein; this translates as MKKFLTHVPFYIRFHLLLAGLGIVFLTIYRVAFFLMYSYRMNDKSFWIILKAFAKGARFDISVLCVLLGFSLVYSTFHFLNRNRWYRAVWRTIPVVFIILLLFLLIADLIYYENGNKHLGYEAFAYLGFEMLPLVGSAFSQNPFLFLLGLLIIFGIGFGIYKIQSKFPYSHVNIHYKWAGLQFLLVLALLVLGIRGGIQTSPLRTSDAIITKETITNDLVLNPGFTVITDLKMTKVDDRHAMKLSDATTIVRKEVSYPGAEFVSEEYPLLRKTNFTSKKPLPHIVVIVLEGWTGKFIDIIGSGKVEGKVVTPYFNQLIRQGMFFTHFFASGGRTTNGLMALMGGIPDRPGLTAVRTPQILNRFSGLGNIAKTIGYQTLFVTGTDLSFNNKGSIMYHWGFDTLVGKQELEKNPEYKTGPWSYLDEASLEAMHKRLLNVSPEKPIVSVIHTGTTHYPYKVPDEKYRLFGKDTQDSEYLNVLHYADFALAEYMEKAKKAPYFKDTIFFFVSDHSHHRFLNYYEDRNVPLLIYAPGKIKPELREDITSQLDVIPTILGFMEREVYFSVMGRDLRKVKGSSAYFAYGNIFGWIEDDFLYYQSVSGGQGETKTIKEPFVDLGLCYKDINLCSKHAEKTKAYLNMGDELLKSNKLFPSESVLQSIKSNTKY
- the rlmN gene encoding 23S rRNA (adenine(2503)-C(2))-methyltransferase RlmN, whose protein sequence is MKEEIPVLKGKTKKELEEICVSLGLEKYRAAQIYTGIYKSRYTTIDQFTTLSKEVREKLKQHTSYPEIEIGRDLVSKDDGTRKFTFYVGENKEIEAVWIPSGDGGRKTICISSQIGCTLNCKFCATGLLEYKGNLHTWQILDQVLQVERLVGDRATNIVFMGMGEPMHNYFSVMKAAHILRDQDAFGLGALRITISTAGVTTGINRFIENKEPFNFAISLNHPNPNARSSVMDVNDKHPLEKLIDAAKRFTKELDRAITFEYVMIPDVNMGRDNAERLAKIARSVNKCKINVIPLNTDFTGWRRPTDDEVKEFVMHLKAKTTAPILNRRSPGRDINGACGMLALKGIRSETTK
- the sufB gene encoding Fe-S cluster assembly protein SufB; this translates as MESTTNIEKPNVEFYQADNFPKGLTRKVVESISHIKKEPTWLVEFRLRAFEVYEQKPMPTWGFIPQFQINIDDYVHYVGSNQKKKKSWDEVDPEILRSFEKLGIPEHERKYLAGIETMNDSETIYANVKKELTDLGIIFCDIDTAIREYPELVREYLGTVVTIGDNKFSALNSCVFSGGSFAYIPKGVKTPMPLQAYFKVTAASSGQYERTLLIADEGAHLEYSEGCTSVQDKGTNFHTAVVELVAKKNSKIFYTTIQNWKKNMYNWTVKRGLCEEAAHITWTDCNIGANTIKYPGIILQGDHSTGDVLSLAFAGNGQVQDTGARIIHVGKNTRSNILAKGVALDGGINSYRGLVKFEPSSKGSYSHIKCDGLMMDNRSQSHAYPYNDVSGEEGTLNYEATVSKIDDDQLFYLQSRGMSEDDAKLLIINGFCEGVTKHLDVEYSVEMTKLIRMILEDGKVISET
- a CDS encoding sterol desaturase family protein — translated: MNSDAFMEYAFIVMVALIGIEIFVSYMKGKQFYRLNVLIADVSTGVIFALVGVVILLGALYVYDIIEKNYSLSALGYHFFPLASPFQFSPSFVVNWHALGAWTFSVVLADFIYYWFHRHCHEINLFWATHVTHHSTQEMNLSVAFRGNGLQRIFEYMYFLVMALLGIPWAMFLLSHRILKVYQFVVHTRFIGKLGFLEEFMVTPSNHRVHHGTQRKYLDRNHGGIFIIWDRMFGSFEWETDEPIYGLTKPVNSFNPITVNLHVFKDMFFQIFKCKSIGDVFKTIFGPPGWKPTYLQTPDDVFKEPAYTEKYDPKPPMGVMVYVALQAAVLMAVGLVIWKVAKINLEQDMTILGILSAVIIFSLFSIDRTMEMKRWSRRTEVVRNVLFIFAFVLTLLYSNIPNIAMFAIPLIGLSLVSLLWIIIKRKTFFDLSNISNTWY
- a CDS encoding Cys-rich protein, which gives rise to MKQQSKWILVLCLVLFGSNCQDIVEQKCQLACEKFVTCTEEELKLTLAPDVKRTGRIQCMDGCTTHNSDILQCFDQEPNSCKGFGQCLVQIGTFE
- a CDS encoding PQQ-dependent sugar dehydrogenase, whose protein sequence is MKIQILLTLSFFTVSLSSLACDDLGRKILKTFNKKYETDGKVLGSKPIFIGPDALRKQLTISLTEVVKVKEPTDIQFPPSESPFMFILEKAGDLILFDRDKKNKRVLHKFAVITDSEEGLLGLTFHPNYPKEPKLYSHTVISSAGKDMTVIAEWIVENPNSYESMVLKNERVLLQVEQPYPNHNGGQIGFGPDGYLYIGLGDGGWRADPKNNGQNPNTLLGSILRISPAPDVEGKKPYSIPKDNPFLGKPGYLPEIFAYGIRNPWKMSFSPDGRLIAADVGQDAFEEVDIILAGKNYGWNQTEGFHCFTDGCNPSLYQPPFYEYGREEGQSITGGYVYTGSSIPELKGKYVFGDFIQGKIWAIDVPKPGTNQKITETIALGKWNLLIPTFGKDSDGEIFVADYQSGIIYKLGKP
- a CDS encoding transmembrane 220 family protein, translated to MKLFSLICIPIFFLFAYLQLNDPDPYLWFPLYAIVGILATVRFFRRLPRWVGIVLIPLYLVLSVFYMTEAPYFGMEVEEVRESLGLLIASVSLWVLVLKR